One genomic segment of Sanyastnella coralliicola includes these proteins:
- a CDS encoding phage/plasmid replication domain-containing protein codes for MSRFITPLQLSEQDFERMKGKDQEWIYDYLEYNDTGKRMDIYTRKEVNIPSSHYRMLYQVKRDRDFIEFEFSLPKLLYGTNITQFVTSPGNHSNVWEREDWKKQKKLLFDRLLKQIKMFLNSIGSGAPIDYTLVEITRVDLCYNQIFPSKRAALGYLEWQKNIKKKYSRDSSDSMQSYKTSISYRTSNYTFKIYHKGAEYEKHDAKRHAQINSEAWEKRKKHLQKVGMLVPPDEQKKFEIFDIKTLQSVADRMLRYEITIRKDYMSLKYMENFFRRCDSTYMNKKDLYIKIKNNTKSGDRRIETFHLTWKQIDKGNYSKKLAKLVTKNIRLSSFKGEDVYEATESNPFEYMRNAFANGKKVIKKEAQMGEIGWTAHRNKDGLTITIEYASSKAWKFYNEFKNSHVKRRSMRISLDEFSNKAVKRSVCSIKESFHLPFSKSILGLMVDNFERMIQSYQIKEMPTMAQAEQRIKEYNARLTTTREEAKERGESYSHITRVNMNKLMFIIRLMQDHKLEDIPDVMNLNERTWRRYKADLRKVNIDQTSLAQGTELLQSIKTDFTDYYELCDQYHRQLYVNKYSFFNT; via the coding sequence GTGAGCAGGTTTATCACTCCGTTACAATTGTCTGAACAAGACTTTGAACGGATGAAAGGGAAAGACCAAGAATGGATTTACGACTATCTAGAGTACAATGACACGGGCAAGCGAATGGATATTTATACCCGTAAGGAAGTGAATATACCATCCTCGCACTATCGTATGCTTTACCAAGTCAAACGTGACCGCGATTTTATCGAATTTGAATTCAGTCTCCCTAAACTCCTCTACGGCACCAATATTACACAGTTTGTTACCAGCCCTGGCAATCATTCTAACGTATGGGAACGTGAGGATTGGAAGAAGCAAAAAAAGCTTCTTTTCGACCGATTACTTAAGCAAATCAAAATGTTCTTGAACTCTATAGGTTCAGGCGCACCAATAGACTATACTCTTGTCGAAATAACAAGGGTTGACCTTTGTTACAATCAGATATTCCCTTCAAAACGCGCCGCCCTTGGTTACTTGGAATGGCAAAAAAACATAAAGAAAAAGTACTCCCGCGATTCTAGTGATTCGATGCAGAGTTACAAAACTAGTATCAGCTATAGGACTAGCAATTACACGTTCAAGATTTACCACAAGGGAGCAGAGTACGAAAAGCATGACGCAAAACGTCACGCTCAAATCAATTCAGAAGCATGGGAAAAACGAAAAAAGCATCTGCAAAAAGTTGGAATGCTTGTTCCACCTGACGAACAAAAGAAATTTGAAATCTTTGACATCAAAACACTTCAAAGTGTAGCAGACAGGATGTTACGTTATGAAATCACGATTCGAAAGGATTATATGTCACTTAAGTACATGGAAAATTTCTTTCGAAGATGCGATTCAACGTATATGAACAAAAAGGACTTATACATTAAAATCAAAAACAACACCAAAAGCGGAGATAGACGGATTGAAACCTTTCATTTAACATGGAAGCAAATTGACAAAGGAAACTATAGCAAGAAACTTGCAAAACTCGTAACAAAAAATATCCGTCTATCAAGCTTCAAAGGAGAAGATGTATATGAAGCAACTGAATCCAACCCTTTTGAGTACATGCGAAATGCATTTGCTAACGGAAAAAAGGTTATAAAGAAAGAAGCTCAGATGGGTGAGATTGGTTGGACTGCTCACAGAAATAAAGACGGTTTAACTATTACTATAGAATACGCCTCAAGTAAAGCATGGAAATTTTATAATGAGTTTAAAAACTCCCACGTCAAAAGACGTTCCATGAGAATATCACTTGATGAATTCAGTAATAAGGCTGTAAAGCGCAGTGTATGTAGTATTAAGGAATCTTTCCACCTTCCTTTTTCCAAGTCTATACTTGGACTCATGGTAGATAACTTTGAACGAATGATTCAAAGCTACCAAATAAAGGAAATGCCAACCATGGCTCAAGCTGAACAAAGGATAAAGGAATACAACGCCAGACTAACAACGACAAGAGAAGAAGCAAAGGAACGCGGCGAATCATACTCGCACATCACAAGGGTAAACATGAACAAACTCATGTTCATCATTCGTCTAATGCAAGACCACAAGCTCGAAGACATTCCAGACGTGATGAATCTTAATGAGCGTACATGGAGAAGGTATAAAGCAGATTTAAGGAAGGTCAATATTGACCAAACATCACTTGCCCAAGGAACGGAACTTCTCCAGTCAATCAAAACAGACTTTACTGACTACTACGAACTCTGCGACCAATATCATCGTCAACTCTACGTCAACAAGTACTCATTCTTTAATACCTAG
- a CDS encoding ATP-dependent Clp protease ATP-binding subunit produces the protein MDAKFSPRVRDVITYSREEAIRLGHNYIGVEHLLLGIIREGEGTAIRILEGLNVDLGRLRKLVEGSISSHSSKAASQGNIPLVKQAEKILKITYLEAKIFKSPVIGTEHLLLSILKDEDNVATKSLHALDVNYESAKDEFESILMENAESDIPKSEFPSSPDDDDDRGFGSTGGGGGAKKPGDSKSKTPVLDNFGRDLTKLAEDGKLDPIVGREKEIERVSQILSRRKKNNPILIGEPGVGKSAIAEGLALRIIQKKVSRVLFGKRIVTLDIASLVAGTKYRGQFEERMKAVMNELEKSPNVILFIDEIHTIVGAGGASGSLDASNMFKPALARGEIQCVGATTLDEYRQHIEKDGALERRFQKVMVEPTSVEETVQILNNIKDKYEDHHSVSYTDDAVEACVSLTSRYITDRHLPDKAIDALDEVGSRVHLNNINVPKEIIDIEGKIEDVKEEKNQVVRSQKYEEAAKLRDKERQLLDQLDAAKNKWEEESKNHRETVTADHVEEVVAMMTGIPVQRIAEKESGRLARMEESLDGRVIGQNVAIKKVVKAIKRNRAGLKDPNKPIGSFIFLGPTGVGKTQLAKELAKFMFDSEEALIRIDMSEYMEKFAVSRLIGAPPGYIGYEEGGQLTEKVRRRPYSIVLLDEIEKAHPDVFNLLLQALDDGQLTDSLGRKIDFRNTVIIMTSNIGARQLQDFGTGVGFGTNAKADREQDDRKSVIEGALKRAFAPEFLNRIDDIIMFSSLSREHIHEIIDLELDKLFDRVKGLGYDIELTEKAKDFIADKGFDDKFGARPLKRSIQKYLEDPLAEEIINANLKEGDSILVDYDSKKEEITVKVKKGGAKKSSKASDDAKEAPSAESSSDDE, from the coding sequence ATGGATGCAAAATTCTCACCACGTGTACGAGACGTCATTACTTACTCGCGAGAGGAAGCAATCCGTCTTGGGCACAATTATATCGGGGTTGAGCACCTATTATTAGGTATCATCCGCGAGGGAGAGGGAACTGCTATCCGAATTCTAGAAGGGTTGAACGTTGATCTTGGACGCCTGCGTAAGTTGGTAGAGGGGTCGATCTCTTCTCATTCTTCGAAGGCGGCAAGCCAAGGAAATATTCCCCTCGTAAAACAGGCAGAAAAAATCCTGAAGATCACCTACCTAGAGGCAAAGATCTTCAAGAGCCCGGTTATTGGAACCGAGCACCTTCTGCTCTCAATATTAAAAGATGAAGACAACGTAGCTACCAAGTCGCTTCACGCACTTGATGTAAACTACGAGTCAGCTAAAGACGAATTCGAATCAATTCTTATGGAGAACGCAGAAAGCGACATCCCGAAATCAGAATTCCCAAGCTCACCAGACGACGATGATGATCGTGGATTTGGAAGCACTGGCGGAGGCGGCGGTGCTAAGAAGCCTGGAGATTCTAAGAGTAAGACTCCGGTCCTAGATAACTTTGGACGTGACCTTACAAAGCTTGCTGAAGATGGTAAGCTAGACCCTATTGTAGGACGTGAAAAGGAAATCGAACGTGTTTCGCAAATCCTTTCTCGCCGTAAAAAGAACAACCCAATCCTTATTGGTGAGCCAGGTGTAGGTAAAAGCGCTATCGCGGAAGGACTTGCACTTCGCATCATCCAGAAGAAAGTATCTCGTGTGCTTTTTGGAAAGCGTATTGTAACGTTGGATATCGCATCGCTCGTTGCAGGAACGAAATACCGTGGTCAGTTCGAGGAACGTATGAAAGCCGTGATGAACGAGCTTGAAAAGTCTCCGAACGTGATCCTCTTCATTGATGAGATCCACACCATCGTAGGAGCTGGTGGAGCCAGCGGTTCACTTGATGCATCGAACATGTTCAAGCCGGCCCTTGCACGTGGAGAAATTCAATGTGTTGGTGCCACTACCCTTGACGAGTACCGCCAACACATCGAAAAAGACGGTGCCCTTGAGCGTCGTTTCCAAAAGGTAATGGTAGAACCAACTTCAGTAGAAGAAACGGTTCAGATCTTGAACAACATTAAAGACAAGTACGAAGACCACCACAGTGTTTCTTACACTGATGATGCTGTTGAAGCTTGTGTTTCGTTGACAAGCCGTTACATCACGGATCGCCACCTTCCAGACAAGGCCATTGACGCCCTGGATGAAGTAGGTTCTCGTGTACACCTTAATAACATCAACGTCCCGAAAGAAATCATCGATATCGAAGGGAAGATTGAAGATGTGAAGGAAGAAAAGAATCAAGTAGTACGCAGCCAGAAGTATGAAGAGGCTGCAAAACTTCGAGATAAAGAACGCCAGCTCTTAGATCAACTTGATGCCGCTAAAAACAAGTGGGAAGAAGAATCTAAGAACCATCGTGAAACAGTGACTGCTGACCATGTGGAAGAAGTCGTTGCCATGATGACGGGGATTCCTGTGCAACGTATCGCTGAGAAAGAAAGCGGACGTCTAGCACGCATGGAAGAGTCTCTCGACGGACGTGTGATCGGACAAAACGTTGCGATTAAGAAAGTCGTGAAGGCGATCAAGCGTAACCGCGCAGGATTGAAAGACCCAAATAAACCGATTGGATCATTCATCTTCCTGGGACCTACAGGTGTTGGTAAAACACAGCTAGCAAAGGAACTAGCGAAATTCATGTTCGACTCAGAAGAAGCGTTGATTCGCATCGATATGAGTGAGTACATGGAGAAATTTGCCGTTTCTCGCTTGATTGGAGCACCTCCAGGATACATCGGATACGAAGAAGGTGGTCAGTTGACTGAGAAAGTACGTCGTCGCCCCTACTCGATCGTTCTTCTAGATGAGATCGAAAAGGCACACCCTGACGTATTTAACTTGTTGCTTCAAGCACTTGATGACGGACAGCTTACGGATTCACTTGGTCGTAAGATCGACTTCCGTAACACGGTAATCATCATGACTTCGAACATCGGAGCACGTCAGCTTCAAGATTTCGGAACCGGAGTTGGATTCGGAACGAATGCAAAAGCAGACCGCGAACAGGATGATCGTAAAAGTGTCATTGAAGGAGCACTGAAACGTGCATTCGCACCAGAATTCCTGAACCGTATCGACGACATTATCATGTTTAGCTCATTGAGCCGTGAACACATTCACGAGATCATTGACCTTGAACTAGACAAGTTGTTCGACCGCGTAAAAGGACTAGGATACGACATCGAATTGACTGAGAAGGCGAAAGACTTCATTGCAGATAAAGGATTCGATGACAAGTTTGGTGCTCGTCCATTGAAGCGTTCAATCCAGAAATACTTGGAAGACCCGCTCGCGGAAGAGATCATCAATGCTAACCTCAAAGAAGGTGATAGCATTCTTGTTGACTACGACTCGAAGAAAGAGGAGATCACCGTGAAGGTGAAGAAAGGAGGAGCTAAGAAATCCTCCAAAGCCTCAGATGACGCGAAGGAAGCCCCTAGCGCAGAATCTTCTTCAGACGATGAATAA
- a CDS encoding D-Ala-D-Ala carboxypeptidase family metallohydrolase gives MIIRNTNNFITKNFKESEFYSTSPDRPAEHYLNDNLPEIVQHIRDVVGVPIKITSSFRTSAHQYSLFLAGLTSTTKSTHTDGDAIDCKLLQSSEEHLTWIQNQIFERGPFYDDLYALGLRGFGYYDTFIHLDCREGSEFKTWDNRSKAVKERRSQGTTFAPQNFSEDGSHRNPELKSRLLAIGLVYAVFKYL, from the coding sequence ATGATTATTCGTAACACAAATAATTTCATTACAAAGAATTTCAAGGAATCTGAATTCTATAGTACAAGTCCTGACCGACCTGCAGAACATTATTTGAACGATAATCTTCCTGAAATAGTCCAGCACATCCGTGACGTTGTCGGTGTTCCAATCAAAATCACAAGTTCTTTTAGAACATCAGCACACCAATACTCACTTTTCCTTGCTGGACTTACTTCAACGACAAAAAGTACTCACACCGATGGAGATGCAATTGATTGCAAACTTCTCCAATCTTCTGAAGAACATTTAACATGGATTCAGAATCAAATCTTTGAACGAGGTCCGTTCTACGATGACCTATATGCTTTAGGACTTCGTGGTTTTGGCTACTACGACACCTTCATTCATTTGGATTGCCGGGAAGGCTCTGAATTCAAAACATGGGACAACAGGAGTAAGGCCGTCAAAGAACGCCGCTCACAAGGAACCACATTTGCTCCTCAGAACTTTTCTGAAGATGGCTCACATAGAAACCCTGAATTAAAATCACGTTTACTAGCAATAGGCTTGGTTTATGCAGTATTTAAATACCTCTAA
- the gyrA gene encoding DNA gyrase subunit A — MAEGEKIININIEDEMKSAYIDYSMSVIVARALPDVRDGLKPVHRRVLYGMLDLGVLSNRPYKKSARIVGEVLGKYHPHGDSSVYDTMVRMAQDWSLRYPMVDGQGNFGSIDGDNPAAMRYTEARLRKIAEEMLADLDKETVDFSPNFDDSLKEPTVLPAKIPNLLVNGASGIAVGMATNMPPHNLTEVINGVTAYIDDNDITIEGLMEHVKAPDFPTGGIIYGVEGVRSAFETGRGRIVMRGRATIEEIRDGREAIIVTEIPYQVNKSDMIKKTADLVNDKKIEGISEIRDESDRKGMRVVYELKRDSIPNVVLNKLYKYTALQTSFSVNNIALVKGRPQMLHLKDLISNFVEHRHEVVVRRTQYELKKAEERAHILQGLIIAIDNLDEVIALIRGSKTPEDARTGLMDRFELSEIQARAILDMRLQKLTGLERDKLRAEFDELMATIARLKEILDNKDIRMGIIKDELAEIKEKYGDERASEIEYSSADLSIEDMIPDESVVITISHAGYIKRTKLTEYRTQTRGGVGSKGSSTRDKDFLEHVFTATNHNWLLIFTEKGRCFWMRIFEVPEGTKASKGRAIQNLINIEQDDKVLAYIPVGDLRDEEYVENNFLILCTKQGLIKKTNLKAYSRPRSNGINAITVREGDTLLDARLTSGDNEIIMGLKSGKAIRFNEQTVRAVGRTAQGVKGVTLGYEGDEVIGMVCVKDPESEILVVSEKGYGKRSPVSDYRITNRGGKGVKTINVTEKTGELIAILNVTDENDLMIINKSGIIIRIKVSDLRVMGRATQGVRLISLRGNDEIASVAKVLPEDDEDELLDEEGATAEGETPEGGDEGAADASESEESTEE; from the coding sequence ATGGCAGAAGGAGAAAAGATAATTAATATCAACATTGAGGACGAGATGAAGTCGGCCTACATCGATTATTCGATGTCAGTGATCGTAGCTCGTGCTCTTCCAGATGTGCGCGATGGACTCAAACCCGTGCACAGACGCGTACTCTACGGTATGTTAGACCTTGGAGTACTTTCGAACAGACCTTATAAAAAGTCCGCAAGAATCGTAGGAGAGGTGCTTGGTAAGTACCACCCGCACGGTGACAGTTCTGTGTATGACACAATGGTCAGAATGGCACAAGACTGGTCTCTGCGCTATCCAATGGTTGACGGACAAGGTAACTTCGGATCCATCGATGGTGATAACCCTGCAGCAATGCGTTACACGGAGGCACGCCTTCGTAAGATCGCTGAAGAAATGCTGGCCGATCTCGATAAAGAGACGGTAGACTTCTCACCAAACTTCGATGACTCCCTAAAAGAACCAACTGTTCTACCTGCGAAAATCCCGAACCTCCTTGTTAACGGAGCAAGTGGTATTGCCGTAGGTATGGCAACGAATATGCCGCCTCACAACCTCACAGAGGTGATCAATGGGGTAACCGCATACATCGATGATAACGACATTACTATTGAAGGGCTAATGGAGCATGTGAAGGCTCCTGACTTCCCAACAGGTGGTATTATCTACGGTGTAGAAGGTGTGCGTTCTGCTTTCGAGACGGGACGTGGGCGAATTGTCATGCGTGGACGTGCTACGATCGAAGAGATTCGTGACGGACGTGAGGCAATCATTGTTACCGAGATTCCATACCAGGTCAACAAGTCTGACATGATCAAGAAGACGGCTGACTTGGTAAACGACAAGAAAATCGAGGGAATCTCTGAGATCCGAGATGAGTCAGACCGTAAAGGAATGCGCGTTGTTTACGAACTCAAGCGCGATTCAATTCCAAACGTTGTTCTGAACAAGCTATACAAGTACACAGCGCTACAGACTTCATTCTCAGTAAACAACATTGCGTTGGTGAAGGGACGTCCTCAGATGCTTCATCTGAAAGACCTTATCTCCAACTTCGTTGAGCACCGTCATGAGGTTGTTGTACGTCGTACGCAGTACGAGCTGAAGAAAGCAGAAGAAAGAGCGCACATCCTTCAAGGTTTGATCATAGCGATCGACAACCTTGACGAGGTGATTGCATTGATCCGTGGAAGTAAAACTCCAGAGGATGCTCGCACAGGATTGATGGACCGCTTTGAGCTTTCTGAGATTCAAGCGCGCGCTATCCTTGATATGCGACTCCAGAAGCTTACCGGACTAGAGCGTGATAAACTACGCGCTGAGTTCGATGAGTTGATGGCTACCATTGCTCGTTTGAAGGAGATTCTTGATAATAAGGATATCCGAATGGGTATCATCAAGGATGAGCTGGCTGAAATCAAAGAGAAGTACGGCGATGAGCGAGCTTCAGAAATTGAATACAGCAGTGCTGACTTGAGCATCGAGGATATGATTCCAGATGAAAGCGTTGTTATTACGATTTCACACGCTGGTTACATTAAGCGCACGAAGCTTACAGAATACCGAACGCAAACAAGGGGAGGAGTTGGTTCGAAAGGATCTTCTACTCGTGATAAAGACTTCCTGGAACACGTGTTTACAGCAACGAACCACAATTGGCTGCTGATTTTCACTGAGAAAGGACGTTGTTTCTGGATGCGCATCTTCGAAGTTCCTGAAGGAACGAAAGCTTCGAAAGGACGTGCGATCCAAAACTTGATCAACATTGAGCAAGACGATAAAGTACTTGCATACATCCCTGTTGGTGACCTTCGTGACGAGGAATACGTTGAAAACAACTTCCTCATCCTATGTACGAAGCAAGGATTGATCAAGAAGACAAACCTTAAGGCATATAGCCGTCCACGTTCAAACGGAATCAACGCGATTACCGTAAGGGAAGGAGACACCCTTCTTGACGCTCGCTTGACAAGTGGTGACAACGAAATCATCATGGGTCTGAAGAGTGGTAAAGCCATTCGCTTCAATGAGCAAACAGTGCGTGCCGTAGGTCGTACAGCTCAAGGTGTAAAAGGTGTGACCCTCGGTTACGAAGGAGACGAGGTGATCGGAATGGTCTGCGTAAAAGATCCAGAGTCGGAAATCTTGGTAGTTTCTGAGAAAGGATATGGTAAGCGTTCACCAGTTTCTGATTACCGTATCACCAACCGTGGCGGTAAAGGAGTGAAGACAATCAACGTAACCGAAAAGACAGGGGAGTTGATCGCCATCCTTAACGTGACTGATGAGAACGATTTGATGATCATCAATAAGTCTGGTATTATCATCCGAATCAAAGTTTCTGATCTACGTGTTATGGGACGCGCCACTCAAGGTGTTCGCCTCATTAGCCTGCGTGGAAACGACGAGATTGCTTCGGTTGCCAAAGTGCTTCCAGAAGATGATGAAGATGAATTGTTAGATGAAGAAGGTGCTACCGCTGAAGGAGAGACTCCTGAAGGTGGAGATGAAGGTGCTGCTGATGCTTCAGAATCAGAAGAATCTACCGAGGAATAA
- a CDS encoding aminotransferase class V-fold PLP-dependent enzyme, with the protein MIYLNTAGVGRLSEASVEAAYQIMKEMTGNASLVANKWRFEELEKTRVDAAYFLGTSPKNLAFIPNTSAGINYVASAIHDRKRVLTVQNDFPSIEMPWELRGCEITRVSLNADECFRASEIKNALKESNAEILVLSHVQWNTGYTADIKDICHFCKEEGIISVIDATQSYTSLVINADEIQADVVLASSYKWMNAAFGLGVMAVSPSFLEQYPPVSAGYGSIDWAGDQQYHADAKGYEPGSLNVVSLVMLSESLREKRALTLEGIQEHTLKLARQLSEGLSDAGFEVVGQSEGARSGIVSIRTKDRLHSYLESKEIYTTERSGFIRFGIHHSNTAEEIQQTIEAIRAFT; encoded by the coding sequence ATGATATACTTGAATACTGCCGGGGTTGGTCGTCTTTCTGAAGCTTCCGTTGAAGCGGCTTACCAAATCATGAAAGAAATGACGGGCAATGCTTCACTTGTGGCCAATAAGTGGCGCTTTGAAGAATTGGAAAAGACTCGCGTTGATGCAGCTTATTTCCTAGGGACATCTCCGAAGAACCTCGCATTTATTCCTAACACTTCAGCAGGTATCAACTATGTAGCCAGTGCGATTCATGATCGCAAACGCGTATTGACCGTTCAGAATGATTTCCCTTCCATTGAAATGCCCTGGGAATTGAGAGGCTGTGAGATTACCCGTGTTTCCCTCAATGCGGATGAGTGTTTCCGCGCTAGCGAAATAAAGAATGCGCTTAAAGAAAGTAATGCGGAGATTCTAGTGTTAAGTCATGTACAATGGAATACTGGGTACACGGCGGATATCAAAGACATCTGTCATTTCTGCAAGGAAGAAGGCATCATCTCGGTTATTGACGCTACGCAGAGCTATACTAGTCTCGTAATCAATGCCGATGAAATCCAAGCGGATGTTGTGCTGGCTAGTAGTTATAAGTGGATGAATGCCGCTTTTGGTCTTGGCGTCATGGCGGTTTCCCCATCTTTTCTTGAGCAGTACCCACCAGTTAGCGCTGGATATGGAAGTATTGATTGGGCTGGTGATCAACAGTACCATGCAGATGCAAAGGGCTACGAACCAGGTAGTTTAAATGTGGTGAGTTTGGTGATGCTCTCTGAAAGCCTTCGTGAGAAAAGAGCATTGACCTTGGAAGGTATACAAGAACACACACTCAAACTTGCACGTCAATTGTCTGAAGGACTCAGCGATGCAGGTTTTGAAGTCGTTGGACAATCTGAAGGTGCGCGGTCAGGAATTGTCTCGATCCGAACAAAAGACCGTCTCCACTCCTACCTTGAGTCGAAGGAAATCTACACAACTGAACGTTCAGGCTTTATCCGATTCGGGATACATCATTCGAATACGGCAGAAGAAATTCAACAAACGATTGAAGCCATTCGGGCTTTTACTTAA
- a CDS encoding Crp/Fnr family transcriptional regulator: MEELHKQIILNAFKDAELSEEHAQEFLGLWKPVAISKHTLMTEVGKVERRFYVVIKGVQAVYLLDRKGNKVVIGFSFDGSYSGIYDSFVDREPSGYFLEALTDSELYYISPDEYDALFDKYPGFDRWGRIVHGFLLKGRVQRELEISTLTSEERFKLFMKRCPQQLRQIPQKYLAAYLNMTPETFSRLMNSVTW, translated from the coding sequence ATGGAAGAGCTCCACAAGCAGATCATACTGAATGCCTTTAAGGATGCTGAACTCAGCGAAGAACACGCACAAGAGTTTCTAGGGTTGTGGAAACCAGTCGCGATATCTAAACACACCTTAATGACTGAGGTAGGGAAGGTGGAGCGCCGTTTTTATGTGGTAATCAAAGGCGTTCAAGCGGTATATCTGTTGGATAGAAAAGGAAACAAGGTAGTCATAGGGTTCAGCTTCGATGGAAGCTATAGTGGCATCTATGATTCATTTGTTGATCGTGAGCCATCTGGATACTTTCTGGAAGCATTGACCGATAGCGAACTCTACTACATTTCACCTGATGAGTACGACGCCTTATTCGATAAGTACCCTGGCTTTGATCGTTGGGGCCGAATCGTTCACGGATTCCTGCTAAAGGGGAGGGTACAACGTGAGCTCGAAATCAGCACGCTTACAAGTGAAGAACGCTTCAAACTCTTTATGAAGCGGTGTCCACAGCAGCTACGTCAAATACCTCAGAAATACCTTGCTGCTTACTTAAATATGACTCCTGAAACCTTCTCAAGGCTGATGAATTCAGTCACCTGGTGA
- a CDS encoding tetratricopeptide repeat protein has translation MKKTLLGLLVTITSMTAFGQASVTSAFNANQAGSYDEAVGYIEKSLSNEKAITKEKTWRYRGDIYMNVALDSALAIKYPEALDLARESYIKARELDKRGSYANEIQLGLNRVMNQAMNNGIANYNSKNYNEAAKNFALSNKVAQTAFDSTFTQAVYNTALAYEKGGETDMAIDYYRQCIEANYLAEDVYLLIANLYSNSDREKEALETLKEARMKFPRNKNLILEELNIYLRNEQYDLAEENLRLAIEADPKNEVLHFSQGAVNDKLGNIEVAEKAYLNAIEIKPDYVDARYNLGALYYNIGAEMINEANEIPPTQVKRYEAKVAEAKELFAKAQPHFEEAHKLDPEDLATMESLKNIYARTGQDDAMLEMSAKLKKAMN, from the coding sequence ATGAAAAAGACACTACTTGGTCTTCTAGTGACCATCACTTCAATGACAGCTTTCGGTCAAGCAAGCGTTACTTCAGCGTTTAACGCCAACCAAGCAGGATCGTACGATGAAGCTGTAGGTTACATTGAAAAGTCACTCAGCAACGAGAAAGCGATCACAAAAGAAAAGACTTGGCGCTACCGTGGAGACATCTACATGAACGTAGCACTTGACTCTGCACTTGCAATTAAATACCCTGAGGCTCTAGATCTAGCTCGTGAATCTTACATCAAAGCGCGTGAACTAGACAAGCGTGGATCATACGCCAACGAAATCCAACTTGGATTGAACCGCGTGATGAACCAAGCGATGAATAACGGTATCGCAAACTACAACTCGAAGAACTACAATGAAGCGGCGAAGAATTTCGCTCTCTCTAATAAAGTAGCACAAACAGCATTCGACTCTACTTTCACACAAGCAGTATACAACACTGCACTTGCGTACGAGAAAGGAGGAGAGACTGATATGGCGATTGATTACTACCGCCAGTGTATCGAGGCGAACTACCTTGCAGAAGATGTATACCTGTTGATTGCCAACTTGTACTCAAACTCTGATCGCGAGAAAGAAGCATTAGAGACGTTGAAGGAAGCACGTATGAAGTTCCCTCGCAACAAGAACTTGATTCTTGAGGAGTTGAACATCTACCTACGTAACGAACAATACGACCTTGCGGAAGAAAACCTTCGATTGGCGATTGAGGCAGACCCTAAAAACGAAGTACTTCATTTTTCGCAGGGAGCTGTAAACGACAAACTAGGAAACATTGAAGTAGCAGAGAAGGCATACTTGAATGCAATCGAAATCAAACCTGATTATGTAGATGCACGTTACAACCTTGGTGCGTTGTACTACAACATCGGCGCTGAGATGATCAATGAGGCGAATGAAATTCCTCCAACACAAGTGAAGCGTTACGAAGCGAAGGTAGCAGAGGCGAAAGAACTTTTCGCGAAAGCTCAACCTCACTTCGAAGAAGCACACAAATTGGATCCTGAAGATCTCGCTACGATGGAATCGTTGAAGAACATCTATGCTCGTACTGGACAAGACGATGCAATGCTAGAGATGTCAGCGAAGCTAAAGAAGGCGATGAACTAA